In Schizosaccharomyces osmophilus chromosome 1, complete sequence, the genomic window CTCTTCTCCAAAGGAAGGATAGAGCGAAGAGGATGGGTTGCACCCAGTAAACCGCACTTTCGAAGCTGATTTGTCAAAACATGTCGGCCGATGCAGCTTTGAACCACATTAGTTCGGTCAAGACAATCCATACAATTGCTGCGGACAACGCTGGTTTGTCTAGAAAGCACGCGATACTTTTGCGTGTCCAGAGTAGTATATCCTTGCTCGTCCAACTCTGGAAGAATTTCGTCCATGAGTAACGAAACACGGTCCCAGCGCATGCGGCTGCATTCCTTATGAAAGTCAAAATAGTGGTAATGGATACGAGGGTTATCCAAACGTCGCACGACATTTTCATAAACCTGTTTGACAGGAAGCTCATGTCCTTTACAATTCACCAGATTTACTAAGATTTGGTCACCGTAAATAGCAATCTGTTCGTCAAAGTGCTTTTGTGCGGCCTTTGTAGCAAGAGATGCCGAATTGGTGATCATTCTCGGACGATAGCGAAGATTGTTCACTTCTGCCCAGTAAGCCGGAACACTTCCTCGAGTCTGAACATGAGAATATGTTATTTCAGAGCGATCATCCGAAACGATAGTGATTTGTTCAACTTCATTGAAATTGGCTGGATTTCCATTTTCGTCAATACCTCTAGTAAAATAACGTGTTCCTGCACGGAATTTTGATCTGCGAGAAATAAGTGCCAAGGTGACTGAACGACCTTTCACCATACTACTGGAGGAAGTGATGAAGCCATAAATCATAGGCGTAATGAATGAGGTTGCTTCGGGGTGTGCCTGAACGGCTTGAATGAAGTTTTTGCTGGCAAATTCGTTCCAAAAAAATCGGTTATCACTTCTAGAAACATCTGGatatttggtttcttccGCACAAGATCGTTGTAACGAGTTTGTTAGATCCCAAGTATAGCTAAAGTAAAAAGGGCCTGTTTTCAAATGGTTCTGCAGCAAATTGTATAAATCCAATTCATCTTGATCAGTTGCAAGTCGTCCCATGTAAGGGATCACTTCAAACTTCTCTACGCGATAAATTTTATGGCCCAAAATTTGAGCGGCGCTAGATCGTTCTGTGGCAAGAATTAGATACTCATCCTTCTTTAGCTTTATGGAGCCAAAAATTGTAACGCTGTTTTCACTCTTGCGGTCTTCCGAATCCAACTCCTCTGGCGTAATTTGGACACGTCCAGTCGCACGGTCAATTAACAAGCAGCAATCTTCGCGACGAAGCttaaattgcttttctgtGGCTTCAAACTGCaccatttcttctttatgtTCACCTTCGAAGACTGAATTGGCTTTCTCCGTGGTTGGTTAATGGTAAGTCGTATGCTCGCTGTATCCCGAGTGACCCGGTGGTCAGACGTTCCAAACGTACACATTAACAGAGGAATTGACTTcatgttttgaaaaggtTTAACGATTTAAGATGATCCTAAAATTCATATTTTATGTCTCCTCTCTTGTTGCATTGAATACGAGTAGCCAATATCCTTTGGAATTGTTCATACAGAATCTTCGTACACGggagaaaagaagatattATTGCACATATAATTAAATCTAATTTGTAGAAGCCGTTTCCTCTGTTGTTCATCTGTTATTTGATTTCTCCTTGTATTCTCAAGTACCATCGTTATTTCAGTAACCTGCTGAATTTTCACTGACCACTACCAAGACCTTGCTAACAGCGCGAAAAGCACTGGAGGTCAATGAAACTAAGATATACTTACTTTTATTAATTTCCTGTAAGTTGCATATTCCTTAAAGTGAAAAGTACTTAGTTCTCGGTGTTTATTCACGCGTTCTTAGCGTTgtcatttttcatttttctttgaatccCTTAATTTTGCATTGTTCGTCAATTCcatcaaaaaaagttaggaagaacaaagaataagcaagaaaaatatCTTAAATTGTACAACACTTTGACTGAATACtccttttggttttgttggAAAATTAGCACAACCCGCACCTTTCGCAGTCGGTCTTTGTATTTATCTTATATTGATTCATCTGTTTTACCTTTTactttatagaaaaaaggaGTTCAAAGATTCAGTTTATCATGGATATTCATCGTTGTCGTTTCGTCGAGTACACTCCTTCACCCATTACTGCTCTCGCATTTTCGCATCAACTCTCTTCACAAGATCCTTTACCGTCTAATTTACATTTGGCAGTTGGACGCGCTAACGGAAATATCGAAATATGGACACCAAAGGGGGACTGGTGTTTGAAGGGTGTCCTCTACGGCGGTATAAATCGAAGCGTTGAAGGTCTTGCCTGGAGTGTGAGTGATGAGGAGCTACGTTTATTTAGTATTGGATTCTCTACTTCCATCACCGAATGGAATTTACGAACCGGTAAGCCATTAGTGCACCAAGATTCTAACGCTGGTGCCATTTGGTCTATTTCGCTTCAtgaggaaacaaaaactttggCTGTCGGTTGTGACGACGGTAGTTGCGTCTTGTTTGACATTAGTGGAGGACGTGGTGTTATAGAGTATAAACGCACCTTGATGCGACAAACTTCTCGTATCCTTTCTTTATGTTGGCAAGGAAAGAACCATATTGTCGGTGGATGTACAGATGGAATTGTCAAAGTTTGGGATGTTGAAAGTCCAAATTCCACAATTATAGCTCGAATGCAAGTTGATCGCGCTAAGAAAGGTAGTCGTTCCCTCGTATGGGATGTCAAACCCCTCAAAGATAATACAATTGTCACGGCGGATTCTTCTGGAGCTGTCAAGTTTTGGAACGGAAAGTATTTTACTCTTACCCAGTCGTTCAAGCTTCATTCGGCAGATGCACTGACTCTAGCTGTTTCGAGCAATGATAATATAGTGTTTTCCTCTGGTATTGATCGCAAGACGGTTCAGTATACCAGAGATGGTGGCAAGCGTGAATGGGTAAGCAATAGCTTCCGGAGATTTCACTCACACGATGTTCGCTGTATGTCAATCCTTGAATGCAAAACTGTAGATGTTTTAGTTTCTGGTGGTGCAGATATGATGCTTGCCGTGGTGCCTGTTCGTCACTTTAACGCTAAACATCATCGAATGATACCAGCTGTTCCACAAAAGCCTCGTATGGCAATTGCTACGAAAGCTCGTTTATTTATGTTGTGGGAGGATCATCAAGTTTTGGTTTGGAGAATTGGTTCTCCAGGTTACCGCTTTCTCTTGAAAATTGTTTTaccaaatgaagaaaatattgTCCACGCAGCGATATCCCAAGACGGAGAATTGCTTGCAGTATCTACAATTCTGACCACTAAGCTCTACCGTGTACATTACACCGATGACAAAGTTTATGTGGAAAGTATTGAAGATCCCTTTTTAGCGAATGTTGGAGCAACCTTGTTACAGTTTACGGTAGACATGAAGAAACTCATTTTAATTAGCAACGAATCTGATATTTTCTTGCTTGACTTGAGTCGAATTGAAACTCATCAGCTTGAAGTTTATGAGGTATCCCAACCGGAAACTAAGAAAGCACCTTCCAAATACAGAGGAAGTGGTCAAAGCGCATGCGAAGGGATTGCTACTGTCTCCGTATCTCCAGATGGCGATTATTTCGCTGTTGCTGATTTGAATGgaaatactttttgttACTCATTTTCGACCTTGTCCTACATTGAATTACCCAGAGTTAACAGTTTTGTACGAGCCATGGCTTTTAGACTGGATATTCCTGGACGTTTGGCTGTGGTGACAGCAGGTAACCAAGTTTTCGAGTTTGATGTTCAAAGTCGAAAGCTGACCGAGTGGTCCAAGACAAATTCAAACAATATACCAAAGCCATTTGCCCATTTATTGGACAAGCCCTTTGGTGCATTCTTTGATATACAAAATCCTAGCCGATTTTGGATCTGGTCAGCAAACTACGTATCTTTCTTTGACTTAAATTTAGATCTTCCAGCCCCTCGAAATGCCGAAAAACGTAAAATGGACGGGACTGTTGATGGTGCTTCGTCAACAAAGCAACGCTCTGCTGTTCAGAATGCTACATCTTCATCCAAGTTTGGAACTGGTGCCTCAAGGTCATTTTGGATCACACATAAATATCGTCCTATGTTATTGGCTGGCTTAGTAGGATCAACTGAGCTTCTTGTAATAGAGCGGCCCATAGCTGATATATTAATGAGCACGGATGTTCCAGGTACATTTAACGAGCATAGATTTGGCGCTTGAGGTGTTAATTTTGttataaaattttgaatagggaaaagttttcttgGGTAGGAAATGAATATATGGAATGGTTAAAGGAATAACGGAAGATGAGAAGAAAGATAATATGCTTTCATAGAAGGTAAAGAAGTTTACGGCTTGAGCGCTTAGTATGTAAACCCCCGGAGTATCTATTGCTGGTAGGAAGCtatgaaaaaatagaaaaaaattctcGGGTTTTAGAACATTGCTACACTAAGTAGAGAGTAATAAATCTTGTCAATATAGTCCATTAGTTACTGagatttttggaatttttcaTAGAGACTGAATATCAGtatttttgagaaatctTGTATCAAGttattttctgtttttttgccattttttgatgccttcttcaaaagaagcacGATTGAGGCCATCGGGTACTAAACAAAAGGTAACGCCAAGAGATTCAACAACACGATTACGACCTTCATCGTCAAAAAAGAGCATGTCCTCGTACTTAATTCCTGTTTCTTTATGGAGCTGTTCGAAATGATCGATTTTGGTTGCTAGATATCAGATATTagcaattttctttctgtttctttccGTTGCTTACCAGGAAATGCTTTAATGCTGGAAAAAAACCTCGAAGCGGGTTGCAATTCACCGTCGATTGGAACCTTCATCAGATTTAATACTTGATACGCAAATTTAGGAGCGTGGGTTCGGCTTGCAATGCAAAGCTTGACATTTGCATCTTTCAATTGCTGAAGGATATTGATgacatttttgtaaaaagtTATATCAGTCCCATACCGATCGACGATGACTTGAGGATCATTTTTTGAGGCCCGAAATGGTGGTGTAACTATAGGTGTTAGAAAACCATTGCAAGAACATAGAAGCAAAATATACTTTGACGTTGGTTACATACCATGAGTATCAATCCATAAAGGCCACAACGTATAATCCAAATCAAAGACAACGCACTTTGGATAATTTGAAGACATATTCAAGAtgagaaataaataaaaagtactccaaaagaaggaaagttTTTTATGGGAAGGAATTGAAGTACAATGATTGGGTATCAGCTTGCGAAGGAAGTGAATATCACTAAAGAAACCGGTTTCTTCTAAAATACCTTCCGTTTAGTtttaagagaaaaaaatatatagaTAGCGTAAGTATTCAACGATAAAGGCTTATTTAGATTGAGAAGACGCCTTTTCTTGTGTATGATTGGAATTCTTTGCTGGGTCGTTGTATATTGGTGAGTTTTCTGATCCACCAATTTGTAGAAGATTCGAAGTGAAGAACAGTAAGGCTTCAGTAGGTAAAATCGATTTTACTTTCTtgatcttctttttattacttCTCCCTGCCTACGGTCTGAATAGTCCTCCTTTGTTACAAATATCATATTCTTCCTAACACGATGATTTTTACAAgaatgtttttttcatgaaagCGTGAAAGCAataattttcttgaatcttcaatcaaaaatttatatCTAGTGATAGTTTACAATGATTTAGGACTTCGAAAGTCCTAATTTACATTCGACTTCATCTCAGACTATGTACCCTTTGGTACAATAACCCGAGGAAATATActatgaacaaaaagaaaggagagTTTTTAGCGTAGATATTTCATTCTCTAGCTCTGTAAGAAAGCGCTCTTACTATGCATTTGCACTGGAAATCAAAGAAGAGTTTCTTCTAAATTCGTTGTACGACTGCTGGTTATCGAATGGATACATTTTAAgcctttcttctttattgttttaattttttgaagaaacacAAGCTGATCTGTGCAATACTTTCATACTACCTACATATGTGTATATTGTCAAAGTCGCTTATCCTTACTTTAATTACCTTTAGCATGAAAACGGGTAGCTACGCCCGATGAACAATCTCACGAAAATGGTAATCTGTTGAAAGTATGtgaaatttttattataaacaTAATCATTATACTTCTAATGCTGCCAGAGGGCTTATCCAGCCGACCTCTATACCTGGAACAGAAAAGTGAATCCAACAAACAGAAGCGTAGGGTCCCCGCCGACATACGAAAACGAGTTCGACATGCTTGTCTGGGTTGTcgatcaaaaaaaattcgttgTAGAGGTACGGAGCCGTGTCATTCTTGTGTTGCCTTAGGAATTCAATGTGTATATGCGGATgcagaaaaggaaagatcTCCGTCCAAGCAATTCGTTGCAGAACTAAGTAAACGacaaaaatgttttgaataCTTATTTGAACATATTTGCCCTTCGATCCCTCAATGTACCAAGGCTTTGGTCCAACTATGTAATAAATTAGAGTCTCATATGAAACAAGGAACACCACTTGCTTCTTTGGTCAAGCCTGCAACTATAGATGAAAGtctttgtaaattttctttgaattctgaagaagagaCTTCAGAAAAGTCTATGAATCAACTGAAAGTGAAATATCCCTCTGATTTTCGAGATCCTGCTCAATACCCTCTGAACGAAAGTTCCTCCATCTTGGAACCTTCTGCGAAAACAACCGATCATACAATCAATTTTCTACCAAGTGAGCGTCTGTCTCATGATTCACTAGGACCACTTTTCATAGGTCCAACTTCAtcttccattcttttggaCGAAGTAGCTTCGTCCTTAAATATATTGGGATGCTCTTCCCCGAGCTTTGACCGGCTCTCACCCTCCGCGCAATTTTCGGAAGCATCTGAATCATCTTTACCTCAGCTTCTTCAGAGAGGTTTGGTCTCATCAACGCAACCTTCAAATCTGAAGTCCTCAAAGTTTTCATTACAATGCTTGGAGTCGTTGTCTCTTTTAGCCTGCCATATGCTACCTTCTCTAGCAACTGCAAGGCAACTctctgaatttttttttgttcgtTTTCAATGCTTTCTGCATCTTTACCCAGCTTCATTGTTTTATAAACGATATCAAatcttttataattttcCCAAATTGCCCAACAACTTGGATATTAGCTTTCTTATTGTATCAATGAGCATTATGGCTCTTGGTCAATTGAGCGCGAATGAAGATGGAATTCATATAGAAGAACCTATGGAAGATATTACTGAGCTTTTTAACCTAAGTGAGCAATTattgttctttcttttgccaAAATATAATGTATCCACAGTACAGGCACTAGCTTTTGTCGCATTTCAGTGTCTCTTACTTGACAGAAttaaagaagctttttcttATGTAGGATTAGCTTTTCATATAGCTCGGGTCATTGGGCTAGAAGTGTCGGATTCTACCGAGACCTTGAACGACTCAGTTACTTCAGAAATCAATACAAGGTTACTGTGGTCTCTTCGTgtgctttcttctttcttgtttctcCAGAAAGGAATTACCCCTATAGttactttgttttcggAATACGATTTTTGTTCCCCAAAGCTGCCAAAAATAATGCCCGAGTTGgaaattcctctttttccatCAACGGTTTCTCATTTTACATCAACAATCAAGCTCTTCTCTGTTGCAGTTCCTTCGTTGCTATCAATATACAATCTAACGGGATTTTGCATCGATCAAAAGCAAGATTATGCTGCTCTTTTATCCAAGGTCAAGGGTGCttctaaaaaaatagaagaatgGAAGACAAAACTCCCGTTTCAActagaaatagaaaagggGAAATATGACCAATCGAATCCTTTATTTCATGGAAGCATCTTCTTGCATCTTTTGTATCATCATTTCAGCCTTCTACTTTTTGAACCCATCTTTTTATATCATTTACACTTGAATTCTAATAGCCTTTCTTCACAGTCGTTATTATTTACGGAGTCCGCGCCCATAGTCCCAGAATCGGATTCATGTATTAAGTCTGTACAGTCCATTTTGTCACTTGTGTCATTATTGCAAGAGAATGGTCAATTagaaaattgtttttctctgGAATATGAGATTTTGTATACGGCAGCTTCGATGTGTCTTTTGTTAAGCGCTACAAAATTCACGGATGATAGGCATCTATCAAAGTGCATTCGCCTTTTAAAGAGCATGGGATCTGTCTCCATTAACACCCACGAAAAATTAAGGAAGCTAGAAACAATAGCCTCAAGGTATCAAAGCGAATATACAAACGCGCATCAAAAGGCAAGCTCTGTGGGTAACGAACCTCCGCCCGAACTTCCCCAAGTACAAGAAGGATATCTGGCTTGGAAAACCTGGATACAAGAGCTATCCAACGACTCAGACTTACCTGTCGGTCATTCATTAAATGCAAAATCCAACTCTAACTCTTTTGGAATGGATTCACATTCCAATTATGAAAAGTACCAGTCGTCTCCTGAATATACTACAACTTCATATCATCCCTTTCTTTCATGGCATGAAGCATTGCTTAACATGGATATAGAGTCGAATAACCTTAGCTAAGGTATGCGATTTGTTTTGGGATTTTTTCAACCTCTATGTCCTTGTTACatcattttttctatttattttatatatttaacTGTTTTACATAATCTAAATGAAATGCCCTATTGAGTTTTACATCCCTATATTTGGTTTCTGTCAGCCTTATCCTGTAAACAACCCACCTGTTTACTACAACAACACGAAGACAATTTCCGAAGTTTGACTTTCTAGAGAATATCTCTAATCTTTAGGCAATTTAAATAACAAATCAAAGATTTATAACCATTAACTTGATTAATCACTGTGAACTGCATATATACAAAACGATTGTGAAACCTCAAAGTTGCTACTCAATCCTCGAATTGTTTAATGAAACATGTTTCCTTACAATTCTGCGTCTCCATCCTCGAGACAGAATGAGAAATCTATTAAACAAACGTACAGTTCAGACAGAGCAGTTGCTAAAACCACCGGCAATGATCTTTCCGATGATGAGCtgaaaaaaattagttCTATGTCTGAAAAGATAGTATGAATGAATCTGCGTGAAAACTGCTGCTAATTTATATTAAGGAGCATTTGGAAGCCGAAAACAAGGTTTTGACAGCagaagttgaagaaaaaataaagagcTATCAAAGAGAAATGGTAAAGGCATTTTCATATCAACTTATTAATATCCAGAAATCCCTGCAAACCGAAAAGCTTGAGATCAGTGAGCAAAAAAGGCATATTCGGGAAAGAGCTAAGGActtggaaaaggaaatggtACGAAAAACATTATGCATCCGCTCTCTAATTACGTTATAAAGTCTAAATTGGATTCTGATATGGACGAGCATCGAACGCTACAAACTGAAATCCTTGCGGAACATGTAAGTGAAGACTTTTTATGATAGACAATTAACATAACACGAGGAGAATTTTCAATCCATTACAAACGACATAAACCGgtttttcaatgttttagGACTAAAGGATTGCCCGGCCCATGAAGAGCTTCTCGAAGAGGAATCTCGACTTGAAAGAGAATACGATTCGATCAACGAAGCATTGCAGTTAGCAATGCCAAAATCTAAATCATTGCTTAACATATTATGCGCTGTTACCAATTCTTCACAGAATATCCCAGTCGATGCTAATGCTGCATACTTATATCCTTCTTGTCTACTAAGACCAAAGTCACTAATTACTCAGGACTCATTAACTTTAGAACCAAAAGATTTAGAGCTTGTTGCATTTCATTTAAGGACGCAACaggaaattaaagaaaagcgGGTTGAACAAATATCCTCTATTAACCAATTTATTGAACATATTGAAACATATTCTACTAATTTAAGTTCGCAAGATGTTAAGTTTAAGGAAAGTTCAAAGGATCTCATGGATAAAATACTACTTATGAAAGCAAATTTGAGTAAATCATTGGTATGGATGTGCTATCTTACCTTAACTAACTTTTAGTTTCTTTCACGTGAGAAGGCGGATCAAAAAGAgctttcaattcaaaatatttcaAGAGAGATCGAgaaattttcttctgttcGAAAAGTTGAGCCGAAGGTAGAGAAATATCGAAACGCTTTACGAAACATTCGGGAAGTAAAAAACCGTGACAACCTTCCGTCCACGAACTATAAGTATAGTTATCCTTTAGAGTCACCGCCTattgttcaaaaatatcatttgTCACAAGAGCCACTCCTTACCGAACCGGCTGTCCTGGAGTACTTAACACAAGTGGATTCATTTGCTAACGATGAGAAAGCTATGAGAGTTATTAGAGCCAGATACCTAAAACTTACCGGGCGCCCTTTAAAGGATTGGAACTACACTAGCCCTATTTATGGGAGAACTATAGAAGCTGCTAATTTAATACTGCATAATCCACGCTTTGTTTCGCTTAAACATCTTCATGTGACTCTTCGTGACACAAACAATATAGTTTGGCTTGCTGAAGTTTGGTGTGATGATTACGTTAGAGGAATTGGCCattctttgaagaaaggAGAAGCTATCCAAATTGCAGCAGAGCAAGCAACACTTCAATTTAAGGTATGCTGACTTCATTGCTATTACTAATTCATTAGGACATAACTAGCGAGGACCTATTAGTTATGGGACAGCGACATTCCACCGTTGTACAGGATCTGTTCCTTGGGCATCCACTAAGTCTTTCCTCGTCAAATTAAGGGCCTAACAAACTGAGGAGTTTATGTACTACAAATTTACGgtcaatttgttttctaccGTCGCCCcataattttattttaattatcTATTCAGTCGCATAAATTAATCACTTTGCTAATTTgcttttaatatttttccCGATCAGGAGCAATCAAACATAAGGCAGGTAGAATGCTGTTAGCCTTTAACAGCATCTCTTCATATTCACCTAATGGAGTACTTAGGACGGTTACGGCACCACCAGCCCCAATTCTCCATAGGCTGTCTTCATTGTACTTAAAAGCTGATCGAATTATCACGTTAAATTCTGAGGAACCAGTAACATCCCAATATCCTAGCGTTCCGGAATATATACCACGACCGTAGGGCTCTATTTCCTCTAGCATTCGAACGGTTCTTAACTTAGGAGCACCTGTCATGGATCCTGGAGGGAAACACTTCGCTAAAACATCCCATGCGGTAATAGACTCGTCTACTTGGCCGTATATATGCGATAGAAGAGAGTAAACATTAGGATGCTCCTCAACTTGATAGAGTTGGGGAACTTCAACTGAATCTTTCTTTGCCAATTGATGTAAGTCATTTCGAATGAGATCAATAATCATATTCAATTCTGCTGTATCCTTAGAATTTAATAGTTTACTTCTTGCTTCTTCGTAGGTCATTTGTGAACCTTTTTTTAGAGTACCCTTGATAGGAGAAAAATGACATGTTGAGTCTTTGTATTTCATAAACCTTTCTGGTGAGCAGCATAATAAGGTTAAATGaggaaaacgaagaaaccCGGCAAAAGATGATGGGTTATGTGAACGGGCACTTAGATACAAGTCATAGTCCGAAAAATTTGGATCGGTATATGCAAATGTAGTATCTGTTAAACACATTTCATAGGAATCACCGTTTAGTAATCTTTGTTGGCAAATACGCACACGGTCAGTATAATCCTGCTCAGTCGGTTTTTTTATCGTCGATCCATGACCATGATGCTTgagtttatttttactaaaCTTTTGAAGATCGAAAAGCAGGTCTTCCCACCAAATTTGTAATGAATCATCTGAAGGATACAATGTTTGAACAtaagctttttcttcttcaaggTCAAACACAATTGATCTATCGACAAAAGCAAGCTCAGCATCAACGTAAttcctttgatttttttttgtatcgTAGGTAAATGATGATGCTTCGGCTATTGACCTGGAAGAATAATCGCTGCATTCGTAGCCAATTGCTCCGATAATGCCGCCATGAAATGGTAAAGCCGATTCAATAGGGAACGCTTTATGCTCTTCCATGAATTTCGCAACTATTTCCCAAAAATCCCCATTATACGTTTCCTCGAGATTGTTTTGACAATTCACAATATAAGTGGTATTTATCCATTTTTTGTAACGGATAAAATAAGATAAAGGACCCTCAAAAAAGCCGATAATGGAAAACTTTCCTGGCTTTTTAGCTGAAtccaaaaaacaaattggcTTATCTGCATTGTTAAGATATTCAACAACCGTCAGAGGATCAGTCCACGGTATCTCTTGGCTAGAGATCCGCATTGAAGGTGTTTTCggattttttatgaaaggAGATGGTTGAATTTCTAGGACATCAAAGCCTGTCTCCGTGGAAGATGTAGAGTTGTCCGTTCgaaatttttcaacaacattgaagaaattcctCACAATGCTAACGGCATCAGATGATCCAATGCTTTCTGGATGATAAAGGATTCCATAATGTGGCTTTTCTATTGCCTCAATTGCCATTACGATTTGATCTTCTGTTGACTTTGCAAGGACTCGAAGAGCATTAGTGCGGATAGAATCAACATACAAGCTATGATATCGCATTCCTTTGACCGAAGGCAAATTGCGATAAATCGAATCGTTCGTGCTTAGTATGCTAGAAATCCTTCCATGCCACGGAAGTGTAGGCATTTTGTCTACTGAACATCCATAAT contains:
- the abz1 gene encoding para-aminobenzoate synthase, which translates into the protein MINGEEKPLRILLVDCYDSYTFNIHDLIQRASSKCSITTVHWDTARPDLWDSLTCFDAIFVGPGPGNPSEYASVFEKIWNSDVPTLGICLGFQSLALHYGCSVDKMPTLPWHGRISSILSTNDSIYRNLPSVKGMRYHSLYVDSIRTNALRVLAKSTEDQIVMAIEAIEKPHYGILYHPESIGSSDAVSIVRNFFNVVEKFRTDNSTSSTETGFDVLEIQPSPFIKNPKTPSMRISSQEIPWTDPLTVVEYLNNADKPICFLDSAKKPGKFSIIGFFEGPLSYFIRYKKWINTTYIVNCQNNLEETYNGDFWEIVAKFMEEHKAFPIESALPFHGGIIGAIGYECSDYSSRSIAEASSFTYDTKKNQRNYVDAELAFVDRSIVFDLEEEKAYVQTLYPSDDSLQIWWEDLLFDLQKFSKNKLKHHGHGSTIKKPTEQDYTDRVRICQQRLLNGDSYEMCLTDTTFAYTDPNFSDYDLYLSARSHNPSSFAGFLRFPHLTLLCCSPERFMKYKDSTCHFSPIKGTLKKGSQMTYEEARSKLLNSKDTAELNMIIDLIRNDLHQLAKKDSVEVPQLYQVEEHPNVYSLLSHIYGQVDESITAWDVLAKCFPPGSMTGAPKLRTVRMLEEIEPYGRGIYSGTLGYWDVTGSSEFNVIIRSAFKYNEDSLWRIGAGGAVTVLSTPLGEYEEMLLKANSILPALCLIAPDREKY